The genomic segment CCGGGCGGATCACCGCCTGCACCCTTGGCGGGGATATTTTTGCCACGGAAGAGGCCGCCCGCCTGCCGGCCGTTTTAGCCGGCTTGCCCCTGGAAGCCTCCGCTCTTCGCCGGGCCTTGACCGCTGCCCGGATGGACCGGGTCTTCTACCGGATCAGCATCGAAGACATCATTAGCCTGCTTTTAAGTTGAACCGGCCCAAGAGCCACCATGAATATTCGCACCGCCCCTTATGCCGCCCTTGGCCTGGCTGCATAAGGGGCGGTTTTTGTCTTGCGGCAAAATAAGGCCAAGGCCCATCAAGCTTTTACTGAAATTTTACCCTGATTCGGTGCAGCTGGCCGCCCTATCCCCTATACTGTAAATGAAATAAGTTCTCATGACAGGGGAGGGGGGACCGGGTGGATGGCAGCAAGCACTGAAACAGTCGCCGTCACTTTTCCGGGCCGGCCTTTCGCGCCCTCATCCAACCGATGCTGTCCATAGGCCGTCCTTAGGGGCGGCTTATTTGATAAGTTTATTTTGCTCTTGAAAGGAGGGGTGGCAGTGGCTTCGTCGGTGCAGAAAGGATGGTGATCCGATATCTCCCGCGCAGGGTGACGCGTCGACCTGAGCAAGTCGCAAAAAGGCTTTTTTCCATGCAAACAAAGAAAAAATCTTTAGAAAAATCATAATTTATCCAATTCAGATAACCCCTTGCCCCGCATTTGTGATATACTTGCTTAAAATGATAAAGTTGTTCTAAAAAAGCCTATAATATAACTTAATAATGGTAATAGATTGAATAAGCAGGCTTGTGAGGAACGGCACAATCTGTTATAATGGACCTATCAAAAATGCAACTTGTTGCTTTATCGTTTATTGTCAGAATGCTTAACGAATAAGGAGGACAAATTATGTCAAAAAAAATCGTTTTAGCTGGTGCATGCCGGACTGCAGTAGGGAAAATGGGCGGGACCTTGGCCAATACGCCTGCAACGGATCTTGCTACGCATGTCATCAAAGAATCCATTAAACGTGCCGGCATTAAACCGACGGATGTCGACCAGGTTCTTTTGGGCTGCGTGCTCCAGGCCGGTTTAGGTCAAAACATGGCCCGTCAAGCCTCCGTTAACGCAGGGCTTCCGGTTGAAGTTCCGGCCATGACACTGAACATTCTCTGCGGTTCCGGTTTGAACGCCGTCAACACCGCTGCTTTCATGATTCAAGCCGGCGCAGCTGACGTCATCATCGCCGGTGGGGCCGAAAACATGAGCGCTGCCCCCTATCTCGTCAAACAAGGCCGTTACGGCTACCGGATGGGCCACGGCCAATTGCTGGACACCATGATTTCTGATGGCTTGACCGACGCCTTCAACCAATACCACATGGGCGTTACCGCAGAAAACGTTGCCGAAAAATACGGCTTAACCCGCGAAGAACTTGATGAATTTGCTGCTTGGAGCCAACAAAAAGCTTGCAAGGCCATTGCTGATGGTAAATTCAAAGAAGAAATCGTTCCCATCGAAATCAAAAAGAAAAAAGAAACCATCGTTTTCGATACAGACGAAGGTCCGCGTGAAGGCGTTACCGCTGAAGGCATTTCCAGATTAAAACCGGCCTTCAAAGAAGGCGGCGTGGTTACCGCTGCCAACGCTTCCGGCATCAACGACGGGGCCGCTACGGTTGTCGTCATGAGCGAAGAAAAAGCCAAAGAACTCGGCGTTACCCCGATGGCTTATTGGGTTGACGGGGCTCTGGGCGGCGTGGATCCGGCCATCATGGGGATTGGCCCTGTGGCAGCAACCCGCAATGTTCTGGCCAGAACCGGCTTGAAAATTGAAGACTTTGACCTCTATGAAGCCAACGAAGCCTTTGCCGCACAGGCTGTTGCCGTCGGTAAAGACCTGGGCTTTGACAACGATAAATTAAACGTTAACGGCGGCGCCATCGCCTTAGGCCACCCGGTCGGCTGCAGCGGGGCACGTATCCTGGTAACCCTGCTTTATGAAATGCAACGTCGTGACGCTAAACGTGGTTTGGCAACGCTTTGCATCGGCGGCGGCATGGGTGCAGCTGCTGTTATCGAACGCAAATAAAAGACCCGCCGCCCGGCGGCGTGGACCAACCTTTTAAGGAGGCAAAAATACAAGATGGAATTCATTAAATATGATGTAAAGGGCCGCGTGGCCACCTTGACCATTGACCGCCCCAAGGCTTTAAATGCTTTAGGGTCAGCCGTTTTAGACGAACTGAACGCCACCATTGACACCATCAACACCGATGAAGTCTGGTGCCTGATCATCACCGGCGGCGGTGAAAAAGCCTTTGTCGCCGGGGCTGACATTTCTGAAATGAAAGAAATGACCAAGGCCCAAGGCGCTGAATACGCCCGCAAAGGGAACGACATCTTCCGTAAAATTGAAAAATTACCGATTCCCGTCATCGCAGCCATTAACGGCTTTGCCCTTGGCGGCGGGAATGAATTGGCCATGAGCTGCGACATCCGTCTTTGCTCCGACAACGCCATGTTCGGTCAACCGGAAGTCGGTTTGGGGATTACCCCGGGCTTCGGTGGTACCCAGCGGTTGGCCCGGGTCATCGGTTCCCTGTCCAAAGCAAAAGAACTGATCCTGGTCGGCAAAAACATTAAGGCCGATGAAGCCTTGGCTCTCGGCCTGGTCAGCGCAGTTTATCCCTTGGCCGACTTAATGCCGGCAGCTGAAAAAATGGCCGGCCGGATCGCCGGCAACGCCCCGATCGCCGTTCGCCACGCAAAAGAAGCCATCAACCGCGGCCTGCAAACCGACATTGACGGTGGCGTGGACATTGAAGTAGACTTGTTCGGCGCCTGCTTTGAAACCGCCGACCAAGCAGAAGGCATGGGCGCTTTCTTAGAAAAACGTAAAGAAAAGAACTTCACCAACAAATAAGTTTGCATACAAACCGTTCCAAAACGGCTTGCAATTTTAAGTGGCGCGCAGGCGTCAGAAAGGAAGGACAAATATGAAAGTTGGGGTTATCGGTGCCGGTACCATGGGGTCCGGGATTGCACATGCGTTTGCACAGACAGACGGTTTTGAAGTGGTTTTAACAGACATCAATATGGACTTTGCCAATGGCGGTAAAGCTAAAATTGAAAAGAATTTAATGAAACGGGTTGACAAGGGTAAAATGGAAAAATCCGCAGCGGAAACCATTTTAAACAGAATCACCACCGGCCTGCGTGATGACTGCAAAGACTGCGACCTGATCATTGAAGCAGCCATTGAAAACATGCAGATTAAAAAAGAAACCTTCAAAGCCTTAGAAGAAATCTGCAAACCGGATGCTATTTTTGCAACCAACACCTCTTCATTGTCCATCACTGAAATCGGTGCGGATATTGAACGCAGCGTCATCGGCATGCACTTCTTCAACCCGGCTCCGGTCATGAAATTGATCGAAGTCATCAAAGGGATTAACACCCCTGATGAAACCGCTAAGAAAATCATCGAAATCTCCGAAAAAATCGGTAAAACACCGGTTGAAGTCGAAGAAGGACCGGGCTTTGTGGTTAACCGCATCCTGATTCCGATGATCAACGAAGCCATCGGCATTTATGCAGACGGTCTCGCTTCCGTTGAAGGCATTGACACAGCCATGAAACTTGGCGCCAACCATCCGATGGGGCCTCTTGCCCTAGGGGACTTGGTCGGTTTGGACATTGTCCTGGCCGTTATGGAAGTGCTCTACAACGAAACCGGCGACCCGAAATATCGTCCGCATACGCTCCTGCGTAAGATGGTTCGCGGTAAAAAACTCGGGATTAAGACAGGCGAAGGCTTCTATAATTACAAAAAATAGACCCTGCAAGGGCTGTCGGTCTGGAGTCATTTATATTTAGCACATACTGCATAGGGAAGGGGAGGTCTTATTATGGCGGTATTGGTTAAAGATGTAATGATTGAAAATCCTAGAACCTTGATTAATACGGCAAATATCGGAGATGCCATTGAGATATTTGTCCGCGAAAAAATCGGCTCGATTTTCATCGTTGATGAAGATGGTAAATTGACAGGTATTTTATCTGACGGGGATATCATTGACAATGTGGTTTACAATGTGCGCAAGAAAAATAAGCAGCTGAACCACATCCGCAGCTGGTATCAAGTGGACTGTTTCCCCTATTACCTGAAAACGGTGGTCAATGACCCGATTTACACCTGCTACACCACCCATGTATACACGGTATCGCCGGAAGATACCATGCGTGATGCGTCACGGATTATCAACAAACGGCAATTGCGTCACCTGCCCGTTCTTGATAAAGCGGGTCACCCGGTAGGGCTGATTACCCGTAACAACGTGGTCCATGGTCTCTTCCAAGAATTCCTGGACAACCCGGATGCAGAATGTGTTGAAGGCGGTCAGGACGACGACTTTTAAGCCTATTTAAAACGCAATAACAAAGGTGCTGTGTCAGAATGCCTAAGCATTCGGCACAGCACCTTTTTGTGTGGCTTGCTCCTGACGGTTTTACGGCATAAGCCGGCGATGAAGGGGCACTTTCCTCTCGATTGGATACCTAATATTATGTATAATATTGCTGGAAGGAGGGCGTCTTATGCCGATGAGCGCTAAGGAGATGATGAAGCCTCCGGAAAAGAACGGCTTTCGGATTGTTCCCGGTGGAAAGGGGAGCCATCAGAAGCTACGCCATCCTGACGGAGCACCCTGGTGCCCGTTCACAGCAAGGACTTAAAGAAGGGGCTTGAACAAGCTATTCTGAAACAAGCGAGGCTGAAATAGTCCCCTCCTTGCCTTTTTTACAAGAAAGGGGGTTGGGCAGATGTTCTTAGTTTATCCGGCTATCTTTTATGCCGCCGAAGAGGGTGGCTATATTGTTGAGTTCCCGGATTTAGACGGCATTGTCACTCAGGGAGATGGTGAGGCGGAAGCCTTTGAAATGGCCGAAGATGCCTTGGGAACCTGGCTCTATGAGGCCTATATTGCCGGTGAGGGCTACCCGAAGGCCTCAGCCTTAAAGGATATTAAGCCTGAAGCCTTGGAAGCCACTGTAAAAGCAGGAACCTTTGTGACCTTGATTGGCCTTGATATTGATGCCTATGTTCGGAGCATGGACCATAAGACCGTTCAGCGAACCGTCTCTCTACCAAGCTATCTAAATGAGATGGCAAGAAATAGAAATATAAATTGCTCCCAGCTGCTGCAAGAGGCGCTGAAAAAGGAATTGCATTGTGTTTGATCAGGGCCCATTTAAAACGCCATAACAAAGGTGCTGTGTCAGAATGCCTAAGCGCATTCGGCACAGCACCTTTTTGTGTGGCTGTTTTCATTTATTGAGAAGGATTTTGCTCCAGCCTATGGAGAAGCCCGGCGAGACTGTTTTTGTTAGGCTTTTAGCCGCCGGCGCCAAAGGCCGAACAGGGCGCAGATGATGTACAGGACCAGGTCCATCAGGACCACTGTGGCGCCGGTGGGCAGGTCGGCATAAAAGGAGATGACCAGGCCGGCCAGCATGGCCACCACCGCCAGGGCGGCTGCAGACAGGACCACGCCCCGGTAGGTGTGGGACAAGTGCATGGCCCCTGCTGAGGGAAAGATAATCAGCCCGCCAATCAGCAGGGCACCGACCAGGCGCAGGCCCAGGACGACCGTCACTGCCGTCAACACCGCCAGCAAGAGCCGGTAGCGGCCTGTTTTTAAACCGACGGCCCGGGCAAAGGCTTCATCAAAGCTGACCGCAAAAATACGGTCAAAAGCCAGGGCATAAACCGTCAGCACCAGCACCGACAAGCCAACAGACAGGGCCAGTTCAGAGGGGCTGATGGCCAAAATAGACCCGAACATATAGGCGTAAATGTCCGCCGTAATGCCCCGGGATAAACTGGCCACCGTCACCCCCAGGGCCATGGCTGACGTGGCAATCATGGCAATGGCCCCGTCCCCCTTTAAGTGGCCCCGGTCCGACAGGTAGAGCAGGGCCACCGATGCCAGGGTGACCACCGGCAGGGCAAAGCTGAGCGGCGCCCAGCCCACCGCCAGGGCCAGGGACATGGCCGCAAAGGCCGTGTGCGACAAGCCGTCGCCAATCATGGCAAAGCGGCGTAAGACCAGGGGCACGCCCAAGACCGCACAGCAAAGGGCAATCAAGAGGCCGACCACCAGGGCCCGCCGCATAAAATCGTAATCCAAGAGCGCCGACACGGTCATCCCCCCCTCTTTTCCTGGGCAAAGTAGTCCGCCTGTGTCCCGAAAAAGGCCACCCGGCCATGCCGCATGGCCAAAATGTGGCTGGCGTCATCCAGGCCGGCCACCATATCGTGGGAAATGGTCACCACGGTCATCCCCTCTTCCCGGTTCAAGGACCGCAGCAGGGCGTAGAGGTCTGCTGCGGTGGCCCGGTCCAAGCCTGCCGTGGGCTCGTCCAGGAGCAAGAGCCCCTGGGCGGCCACCAAGGCCCGGGCCAAAAGAACGCGCCGGCGTTGGCCGCCGGACAGGGCCTGAAAGGACCGGTCCGCAAAGGGCAGCATGTCCATTCGGTCCAAGGCTGCCCGGGCCTGCGCCCGGGCTTGCCGGCTGTGAAAAAGGGACCGGGTCCGGCAAAGGGTGCCGCTCAGGACCACCTCTTTCACAGAAGCGGGAAAATTCGCCGCAATATCGTCCAACTGGGCCAGGTAACCCGGCCGCACATTTTCCGGTGAAAAGCGCACGCTGCCGGATGCCGGCGTCAGCAGACCGGCCATCGCCTTAAAAAGGGTGCTCTTACCGGACCCGTTTTCACCAACCACCACCAGATATCCCCCGTCCGGCAGGTCGAACGATACCTTTTGCACCACCGGCACCGGTCCGTATGCCAGCGATAGAGATCGACACTGTATGGAAGCCATGGCACGTCCTTTCTGTTCATCTCGCTTTAGGTCAAGTCAAGCCCGCCGGATTGGCGGCCAAACCCTGCTTAGTCGGCTACAGCCAACCCTTTTTTCAAAGCGGTCAAATTGCTCTCCAGAATATCCGTATAGCTGAGACCCTTTTTCATATCTTCGGCGCTGACCGTGTGGCCGGCATTCAGCATTAGGGTTTCCGCACCGGTATCCTTGGCCAATTGACTGCCCAGCTTCGGCTCCGTTTGTTCCGTATAATAGAGCACGGGAATTTTTTTGTCTCGCATCAAGTCGGAAATTTGCGCCAGGCGGCGGGCAGAAGCCTCCCCATGTTCGCCATAAGAGGACAAGACCGGGACAAAGGTAAGCTTGTAATCGTGGGCCAAGTAGAGGAAGGGGAATTCATCCGCCACAATAAGGGGCCGGTTGGCGGCTTTTTCGCCAAGGGCAGCATATTCCTTGTCCAAAGCGCTTAGCTTATCGGTCAGGGCCTTGCAGTTTTTAGTGTAGAGGTCTTTGCCGTCCGGATCTTTTTCAATCAGGGCATCGCGAATGGTCTCTGCAATGATGATGTCGTTGCGGATGCCGGTCCAAGTGTGCGGGTCGTAAGGGTCGTTTTCATGATGGTGGCCTTCATGACCTTCATGGCCTTCATGCTCTTCATGTTCTTCGTGCGCCTCATCCATCTCGTGATCATGACTGTCCGCATCGGCATTTTCGTGCTCATGGGCATCCCCATCGTGGTGCTCGTCTTCGTGGGCGTCCTCATCGTGGTCGTGGTCGTGTTCATGAGCTTTAATTGCTTCGGCAGCCGTTTTTTCATCAACAGGGGTAGCCTCAGGCGCAGGCTGGTTGGCCAAGAGGGCTTCCAGGGTATCGGCCTTTGGCATGGCCAGCTTGGGCACTTTTTTGCTGACGTCTACAAAGTTGGCCTCATCTGCATCAATGCGGTCCGGCAGTTCAGAAATCCAGTGGTCCATCACCGGATTCATATATAAAAGCAGGTCCGCTTCTTGAATGGCCTTCATGTCCCCAGGCCCCGGTTCAAAGGAATGGGCGTCCGCTCCCGGGGGCATGAGCAAGTCCACCTCAGCCCGGTCGCCCGCAATCTGCCGGGCAAAATCGTAGGCCGGGAACATAGACGCTAAAACCGTCAGCTTACCCGTATCAGCCGATCCTTCGGATGACGGAGCCTCGGCGCCGCAAGCGCTTAAAAACGCCAAAGATGCACAAAGCAATACAGCAACAACAGAACGTAGTTTCATTAAAAACCTCCTAAAATGTCGTCGTCTGAGAGCGGTGCTTGTCCTGACATTCCCGGCAATAGCCGCGAATGATCACTTGCTGCCTATCAATCAGGAAATGATGACTTTCCGCAATGTGGCGCCAGAGCGCCTCTGCCTGCGAGCAATGGTGGGACTCCATCTTGCCGCAGCCCAGGCAGTGCAGCATAAAGCCGTCCGGCCCCTTGCGGTAAACATAGACATCGCTGCCCAGGACCGCATCGCCGGTTCGGGTCAGCCAGCCGTCGTCGCTTAAAAGGGCCAGGTTGCGGTAGAGGGTGGCAATGGACATCCCCCTGCCCTCTGCTTCCAGCCGGGCCTTGAGCGCCGCTACAGAAATGGCTTCTCCCTCATGGGTCACAAACCAATTAACGATCGCATCGCGGTTATCGGTGCGATAACGCCTTCCTTTCATGACAGATCCTCCCTAGACGTGTAAAATGAGAAGCATTATCATAATCGGACTCATTTTAAAACCGCAGCCGCCTCCTGTCAACCCTTGCCGGTCAATTTATTTTGTTTCAAAAGCCCGGGAAGGGGTATATGCTCATCAGATGACCGGGGCAGCTTTCCCGCCCGGCGGCTGATTGCAAAATCTCCTCGGGGGCCTTATAATGGAAATAATTGCCGATGTAGCTCAGAGGATAGAGCAGTGGTTTCCTAAACCATTGGCCGCAGGTTCGACTCCTGTCATCGGCGTGGTGAGCCGCATACCGATGAAGTTGTGGCACAAACAGCAAGGCGACACAAGGAGGACCATATGTTTGATATTGCCATTATCGGCAGCGGCCCGGCCGGCATGACCGCCGGCATTTACGCCCGGCGTGCCGGTTATTCGGTGGCCATGTTTGAAATGGGCGTCCCCGGCGGGCAAGCCGCCACCACCGACTTCATTGAAAACTTTCCCGGCTTCCCCGGCGGCATCTCCGGGTCTGAGCTGATGATGAAATTCTATGAACAAGCCACCGCCTTTGGTGCGGAAATGATCTTTGAACGGGTCACCGACGTCCAGGTCCAAGGTGACCTTAAAACCGTCACCACCACCAGTGCCGCCGGCGACCGCACTTACGAGGCCAAGGTCATCATCTTCGCCACCGGCGCCTACCCCCGGATGCTGCGCGTGCCCAATGAAGGCAAATTCCGCGGCCGTGGCGTCAGCTACTGCGCCACCTGTGACGGCTTCTTCTTTAAAGACAAAGACGTTTGCGTTGTCGGCGGCGGCGACGTTGCCGTGGAAGAAGCCCTCTACCTGACCAAAATGTGCCGCAGCGTCACCCTCTTTCACCGGCGGGATGCCCTGCGCGCCAACAAGCGGTCCCAAGAATTGGCCCTGGCCAACGACAAACTCCATATTGAATGGGACACCATCGTCACCGAGCTCTTAGGCGACGATAAATTAAGCCAGGTGGTCACCGAAAACGTCAAAACCGGCGAGACCAAAACCTGGGATTTCCCCGGCTGTTTTATCTTTGTCGGCTATGACCCCAATAATGAAGTCGTTCCGTCCACCATCAAAGGCGACGCGAACAACTACATCCTGACCGATGACAACATGGCCACCAACATCCCCGGCGTTTACGCCATTGGCGATGTCCGGTCCAAGACCGTCCGTCAAATTGCCTCCGCCGTCGGTGACGCAGGCATCGTGATGTACGATATTGAGCGCTATTTTCGAGAAGGAGGCGGCCAATGAGCTACCATCGCTTAAAAGGCTGGCAAAAAATCGGGCTGATCGTGCTCGTCGCCATGCTGAGCCTGGGCCTGTTGTTGCCCTCGTTTATCGGCCTCTGGGTCTATTGATCAAGGCCCCGCCACAGACAAAACCTAACCGATTACCATTTAAGTAGACAACTAAGCAGACGACCAACAAGGAGGACACCATGAGTAACGAAAAAGACATGCGTATTTACCAATGCCAAATGGCCACCTGCGGCTATATGTACATCCCCGCCAAAGGCGACAAAAAAGGCGGCATCCCCAAAGGCACATCCTTTGAAGACCTGCCGGATACCTGGAAATGCCCCCTGTGCGGCGCCAACAAAAAAGCCTTCAAGCCCATTGACTAACCATAAGCCTACAACCCCGCCGGCCGGCGGGGTTTTTCCTTGACAGGAAGGCGCCCCCTATTTTATAATAGCAAGCGTCAAGAAATTGATATAGGCCTGTAGCTCAGCTGGTTAGAGCGCACGCCTGATAAGCGTGAGGTCGGTGGTTCAAGTCCACTCAGGCCTAGCCCACAGACAGTCCCTCTTTAGGGGCTGTCTTTTTTTATGCCATAAGCGTCACGGACCGGGGGTTTCGCCCACCCGGGCCCATACAGGATAAGCAATCCCTTTTCCGGGGCTGTTTTTTTGTGCAAGAAGTCTATCGGATAGCAGGTATGTCCGCCGGGGCCGCTACAAGCCCTGCGCTAAGGAGGCGCCGGGCTGTCGTAACGCCGGCAAAAGGCCGGGGCCTAGCGGATGGCTTTCTGGGGGTGGGTCCGGCTCGTGCGCCTTGCCCGCATCCGGATCTTTCCGGCCGGAAACTTGGACGGAAATGGTTGCATAAAGTTTTTTTATTATTGCTGGCAAGCAGCAGTTGCCGACCGGTCAATGAGAAAAAAGTTGCCCGGTTCTCTATTTGTTTAAAGCGCTCCTCAAGTCAGCAAGGAAAAATTTCCCGGACAGCATTTTTTCAAGGAGGCTTAAACCGCTTGGGTAGGGGCTTTTGCCGGGGGCGAAAAAAGGATGCAGGCCGGGCTTTTCCTTTGATGGGAGAGGCTTTTGCATAAAAGTCAGACATCCACTTCCTGTATGGCATAAAAGCTAAAAAGAAAGTATAGACTAGGGGGGGGTTAACTTAAAGATATAGATTTTTTCGCTCGCCTATGCTAAGATAGAACTAAGTATAGGCACTTCCGGATACTGAACCGCAACAGCCCTCCAGGGCCTATCAGGCCTAAGCTGACAAGCACGCCGACAGACCCCAAGCACGTGACCCTGAGGAGGCGAAAGACATATTCCCGACCACCCGGCAGGCTGTTGAAGGCAATCCGTTGATATATAAGCACAGGCTGTGTTAATGAGGACAACCCCTCGCCAGGACACAGCCAAATCTGAAAGGAATGGAGAGATGAGTATGCAAAAATTTAAGCAAAGCCTTGCCGTCAAAGCACTGGCCTGGGTCTTGGCCGTCGCCATTACCGTCACCATGACCCCCATGCCCTTCGCCGCCTTTGCAGCGCCGACGCCAGGTGGCACAGCAACAAGAGATGCTGCACCACCAATCGAATCTCAAGTGGGCAACGATTCGAGAAATGCCGTTCACGCCTTTGTAGGTGTACAAACAGGAGGGGACGCAAACCTTCCTTTAGCTAAAGCAACAGGTCAACAATTTAAGCCAATAGAAGGAGTGAGAGCTTACTTCCAATGGTTTGAAGACGGCGGCTATGTATCGCCTATTTACACCGCAGTATCCGATGCCAACGGCAGACTAAATATTGGTTGTACCCCTTATTTAGCATCGGATGGAAAATTAATTAAATTTGATGCAGATACAACTGTATCTGCCGGTAATGAAAGGTATAAGTTCTGGGTTGAAGAAGATACTATTCCGAAAGGTTATCAAATTCAATATATAACAGGAGAAGGGGTAGTATTTCCTGATTTTGGCCTACCTATTACTCAAGGTGGTTCAAGTTCGAATACAGCAAAGAATACCCATGACAATTGGAAGATTCTATTTATGCAAAAACCTAAGGCTGAAATGCACAGGACCGATGCCAAAGAAACACCGGTACAAAGTAAATCCGGCGGTTATATGACTGGTAAAGTTTCTTGGGATTACAAATCAGGTGTTGGTGGAGTTCATTGGTATGATATAGCTCAACACACTGAAGGAGCAAAAGACGTAACTGTAAGAGCATCTTATCTATCTGACTATGCTATGCAGAAAATCTACAGCGATGAAGCGGTATTGGCACTCGGTGGAATTTCAAAACCGGAAGATATCCGTGGCCCAAAATGGACTTCAAAGCTCGAAGATGATCTGCAGAAATGGATCAAAGAACAAGTAAAAAAAGAACCGGAAAAATGGATTGCAGAAACCGTAACAGCAAAGACAAATGCAAATGGTGAGTACATTATCCAATTTAATGGTACTTGGGGCTACAAGCAAAATGCTGCTGTAGCTCAAGGCTATACTGAACAAGCAGGTAAGTTCGGTTGGTCACAACAGGCTATTGATAGATTGGGAACAGTAGCAGAGAACGCAAGCGATGGCTCTTTTGCAGATGCTGCCCTGAACTATAACGAAAAGCACATCAACTACGACTGGCTGTTTGTTTCTACAGATGGAACAGAAAACCTTCGCGTGATGACTCCATACAACAACAACTATTACACATCCATGAACTCTGATTGGGGTATCCACGCAGGTTGGTCAGGAACAGGTTTTGGTGTAGGTGTTACAAACGCATTAAACAGAACACTAAGATCTGACTTCGTATTTGGTCCCGGAGAAATTGACTTCCACATTACCAACTATGACAATGAAGCAAACACAGCTATCCCTGGAGATGTAGCACAAACATCTACAACAGGGCTTCCGTATTCCTTCACATCGAATAAATACCAAATCGTATGGTATGGTCCTGATGGAAAGAAAATTGATGGTAAAGAAGGACAAGCTCAACAAC from the Peptococcus niger genome contains:
- a CDS encoding rubredoxin, yielding MSNEKDMRIYQCQMATCGYMYIPAKGDKKGGIPKGTSFEDLPDTWKCPLCGANKKAFKPID
- a CDS encoding Rib/alpha-like domain-containing protein, which codes for MQKFKQSLAVKALAWVLAVAITVTMTPMPFAAFAAPTPGGTATRDAAPPIESQVGNDSRNAVHAFVGVQTGGDANLPLAKATGQQFKPIEGVRAYFQWFEDGGYVSPIYTAVSDANGRLNIGCTPYLASDGKLIKFDADTTVSAGNERYKFWVEEDTIPKGYQIQYITGEGVVFPDFGLPITQGGSSSNTAKNTHDNWKILFMQKPKAEMHRTDAKETPVQSKSGGYMTGKVSWDYKSGVGGVHWYDIAQHTEGAKDVTVRASYLSDYAMQKIYSDEAVLALGGISKPEDIRGPKWTSKLEDDLQKWIKEQVKKEPEKWIAETVTAKTNANGEYIIQFNGTWGYKQNAAVAQGYTEQAGKFGWSQQAIDRLGTVAENASDGSFADAALNYNEKHINYDWLFVSTDGTENLRVMTPYNNNYYTSMNSDWGIHAGWSGTGFGVGVTNALNRTLRSDFVFGPGEIDFHITNYDNEANTAIPGDVAQTSTTGLPYSFTSNKYQIVWYGPDGKKIDGKEGQAQQPSSTGTIDSAPFDTTGVTKTTEYTAKLHRVDSKGNLQDPIAIDSFTVELSSYVGSRYDDFEHKNDNPIKGAAYSAENLPEGLTIDAGNGNISGKPTTVGLYDVKVTASMDDIDQGKVVGTIEGSRTHKYLITDSPLADGAKGTEYNQKVVPTPQKGYVFKNVTAKFIDGKAIAGLTITGDQISGTPTAEVEATEEEPNVEVTYDVYRKNDKGEEVLIKKGHVDKVPLSIKDGESAKYEPEYTAVNGEVGTAATVTAPKFLDQKSTTTPKPEANPQPTGMTFTLGEGAPTDASIDAKTGAVTYTPVAADAGKPVNVPVVVTYKDGTKDDATATINVKAYSDQDVIPYVPADPTNPTNPDDTNVPTTDKDGNPVDKAQYDIVAFKVADTDKTKGSLTLGDKDKKQVISALVKKDSKWDKVTVPTINVADANTKANGYKPAIPAKTETVENGKVYTAQFITNGQEITPGTDLPDGVFEVKVLRDETSIKDNALYGKSYAVFKDS